In the Burkholderia cenocepacia genome, one interval contains:
- a CDS encoding DUF4902 domain-containing protein, giving the protein MTSPLLHPVPGPSPDGYVRLSEGALAALALEHVASGLDPSLLAELRDNAIDARLAGYTEWHRPAGAGVAYVTVGWDWYLERATGTFVIAGGDVRSNVMAIDAKGADIGMFRTAAALAARLAAIDWPAAVASALLGRDDAYHAGPTLQ; this is encoded by the coding sequence ATGACTTCACCCTTGCTGCACCCTGTCCCCGGCCCGTCCCCGGACGGCTACGTACGCCTGTCAGAAGGCGCACTGGCCGCACTCGCGCTCGAGCATGTCGCGAGCGGCCTCGACCCGTCGCTGCTGGCCGAACTGCGCGATAACGCGATCGACGCCCGCCTCGCCGGCTATACCGAATGGCATCGCCCGGCCGGTGCCGGCGTCGCCTACGTGACGGTCGGCTGGGACTGGTACCTCGAACGCGCGACGGGCACGTTCGTGATCGCGGGCGGCGACGTCCGCAGCAACGTGATGGCCATCGACGCCAAGGGTGCCGACATCGGCATGTTCCGCACGGCCGCCGCGCTCGCCGCCCGACTCGCCGCGATCGACTGGCCTGCCGCAGTCGCGTCGGCCCTGCTCGGGCGTGACGACGCCTATCATGCCGGCCCCACGCTCCAGTGA
- a CDS encoding TolC family protein, which produces MRLPEPPAAAIAATVLATAVALAGCATSSIDLAPEASDRPWQPQTSAAGDIVAAPPRASAQGAHDYTLPASPALASVSAPAALDAAHAYTLPELIDLAESANPLTRIAWNDARNAALAVGLAKSAYLPRLSATAMGAYQANHGSTSTILGDSSSNTTAHGTISALSLQWLLFDFGGRAARVEAAEQASIASNVAFTAVHQQVIHDVTVSYYRYEAARSRALSAQQGLTNADAILTASRARLKHGVGTVVELAQATQNRAQANLALVQANGAESDSYLALVSALGISPLSKPTIAVLPKRPLPPALGSSVDAIVSDAIARRPDLQGAFAVEKANRAKIKAAQAAFMPKIFLSASTSYASGGTSISALPAIGDQAPTVNLNGSRYGGGVFLGVTIPLYDGGLRSAVLMQARNDAESASARLTRTKEEAVRQVVAAQNAVQTSLASHDAAKALVNAAQTSYDAALTAYRNGVGSVTDATIAQSQLLAARNAEVDSYAGALSAAAALALATGTIGSAQ; this is translated from the coding sequence ATGCGCCTACCTGAACCGCCGGCCGCCGCGATCGCCGCCACCGTGCTCGCGACCGCCGTCGCGCTGGCCGGCTGCGCGACGTCGTCGATCGATCTGGCGCCGGAGGCGTCCGACCGCCCGTGGCAGCCGCAAACGTCCGCCGCGGGCGACATCGTGGCGGCGCCGCCGCGCGCGTCCGCGCAAGGTGCGCATGACTACACGCTGCCTGCCTCGCCCGCGCTCGCGTCGGTTTCGGCGCCGGCCGCGCTCGATGCAGCACATGCGTACACGCTGCCCGAGCTGATCGATCTCGCCGAATCGGCCAATCCGCTGACCCGCATCGCATGGAACGACGCGCGCAACGCGGCGCTCGCGGTGGGCCTCGCCAAGTCCGCCTATCTCCCGCGCCTGTCGGCGACGGCGATGGGTGCGTACCAGGCGAACCACGGCTCGACGTCGACGATCCTCGGCGATTCATCGAGCAACACCACCGCGCACGGCACGATTTCGGCGCTGTCGCTGCAATGGCTGCTGTTCGATTTCGGCGGCCGCGCGGCGCGCGTCGAAGCGGCCGAACAGGCATCGATCGCGTCGAACGTCGCGTTCACGGCCGTGCACCAGCAGGTGATCCACGACGTGACGGTCTCGTACTACCGCTACGAAGCCGCCCGCTCGCGCGCGCTCAGCGCGCAACAGGGGCTCACGAACGCGGATGCGATCCTCACGGCGTCCCGCGCACGGCTCAAGCACGGCGTCGGCACGGTCGTCGAGCTCGCGCAGGCGACGCAGAACCGCGCGCAGGCGAACCTCGCGCTCGTGCAGGCGAACGGCGCCGAGAGCGACAGTTACCTCGCCCTCGTCTCCGCGCTCGGCATCTCGCCGCTGTCGAAGCCGACCATCGCCGTGCTGCCGAAACGGCCGCTGCCACCCGCGCTCGGTTCGTCGGTCGACGCGATCGTGTCGGACGCGATCGCACGCCGCCCCGACCTGCAGGGCGCGTTCGCGGTCGAAAAGGCCAACCGCGCGAAGATCAAGGCAGCTCAAGCCGCGTTCATGCCGAAGATCTTCCTGTCCGCATCGACGTCGTATGCGAGCGGCGGCACGTCCATCTCCGCGCTGCCCGCGATCGGCGACCAGGCGCCGACCGTCAACCTGAACGGCAGCCGTTACGGCGGCGGCGTGTTCCTCGGCGTGACGATCCCGCTGTACGACGGCGGCCTGCGCTCGGCCGTGCTGATGCAGGCACGCAACGACGCGGAAAGCGCATCCGCGCGTCTCACGCGGACCAAGGAGGAAGCGGTGCGCCAGGTCGTCGCCGCGCAGAACGCGGTGCAGACGAGCCTGGCGTCGCACGACGCCGCGAAGGCGCTCGTCAATGCCGCGCAAACGAGCTACGACGCGGCGCTGACCGCGTACCGGAACGGCGTCGGCTCGGTCACCGACGCGACGATCGCGCAAAGCCAGTTGCTCGCCGCGCGCAACGCGGAGGTCGACAGCTATGCCGGCGCATTGTCGGCCGCCGCCGCGCTCGCGCTCGCGACCGGGACGATCGGCTCGGCGCAGTAG
- a CDS encoding alpha-ketoglutarate-dependent dioxygenase AlkB: MSTPDLFADTPAPDVDWYPHWLAPPAADHALAALIDEVAWRQDTIRTPRGRIPLPRLTAWQGEPDAVYVYSGIRNVPEPWTPAVLVLKHAVEATCGVGFNSVLLNRYRNGLDSLGWHADNEPELGDAPVIASVSLGAMRVFDLRHRETGVTHAYRLVHGSLLVMRGRTQAEWQHRVPKAPGVQGERVNLTFRRVSIAAG; this comes from the coding sequence ATGTCGACGCCCGATCTCTTCGCTGATACACCCGCACCCGACGTGGACTGGTACCCGCATTGGCTTGCGCCACCCGCCGCGGACCACGCGCTGGCCGCGCTGATCGACGAGGTCGCGTGGCGACAGGACACGATCCGCACGCCGCGCGGGCGCATTCCGTTGCCGCGGCTCACCGCGTGGCAGGGCGAGCCCGATGCCGTGTACGTGTACTCGGGGATCCGCAACGTGCCCGAACCCTGGACGCCGGCCGTGCTCGTGCTGAAGCACGCGGTCGAGGCGACGTGCGGCGTGGGTTTCAACAGCGTGCTGCTCAATCGCTATCGCAACGGGCTGGACAGCCTCGGCTGGCACGCGGACAACGAACCCGAACTCGGCGACGCGCCGGTGATCGCGTCGGTGAGTCTCGGCGCGATGCGCGTGTTCGATCTTCGCCATCGCGAGACCGGCGTCACGCATGCGTACCGCCTCGTGCATGGCAGCCTGCTCGTGATGCGCGGGCGCACGCAGGCCGAATGGCAGCACCGCGTGCCGAAGGCGCCGGGCGTGCAGGGCGAACGCGTCAACCTGACCTTCCGACGCGTATCGATCGCGGCCGGATAG
- a CDS encoding LysR substrate-binding domain-containing protein — protein MRFDIVDLKLFTHIAEANSLTRGAERAHLSVPAASTRIKHLEEQVGVKLLSRTSQGVTLTAPGDTLLAHARRVLRQLEQLTGDLQEYASGVKGHVRVFANTTAMSEFLPGVLRHYLVNHPDVTIDMQERLSPDIVRAVQDGMIDIGIVAGDVCTDGLQAMPYRRDCLVLATALGHPLASLASTPFVATLDHDFIGLPEASAIHTFLKRAAADVQRTLRWRIQVSNFETACRMIEANVGVGVLPEGTARRHARTMALRLVALEDDWAERQLQICVADRDALPRFARDLVDLLVEDARERPD, from the coding sequence ATGCGCTTCGATATCGTCGACCTCAAACTTTTCACGCACATCGCGGAAGCGAACAGCCTGACACGCGGCGCCGAACGCGCGCATCTGTCGGTGCCGGCCGCCAGCACCCGCATCAAGCACCTCGAGGAGCAGGTCGGCGTGAAGCTGCTGAGCCGCACGAGCCAGGGCGTCACGCTGACCGCGCCGGGCGACACGCTGCTCGCGCATGCGCGCCGCGTGCTGCGCCAGCTCGAGCAACTGACCGGCGACCTGCAGGAATATGCGTCGGGCGTGAAAGGCCACGTGCGCGTGTTCGCGAACACCACGGCGATGAGCGAGTTCCTGCCGGGCGTACTGCGTCACTATCTCGTCAACCATCCGGACGTGACGATCGACATGCAGGAGCGGCTGAGCCCCGACATCGTGCGCGCGGTGCAGGACGGCATGATCGACATCGGCATCGTCGCCGGCGACGTATGCACCGACGGGCTGCAGGCGATGCCGTACCGGCGCGACTGTCTCGTGCTCGCGACCGCGCTCGGGCACCCGCTCGCCAGCCTGGCATCGACGCCGTTCGTCGCGACGCTCGACCACGACTTCATCGGCCTGCCCGAGGCGAGCGCGATCCATACCTTCCTGAAGCGCGCGGCCGCCGACGTGCAGCGCACGCTGCGCTGGCGCATCCAGGTCAGCAACTTCGAAACCGCATGCCGGATGATCGAGGCGAACGTCGGTGTCGGCGTGCTGCCCGAAGGCACCGCGCGCCGCCATGCGAGGACGATGGCGCTGCGTCTCGTCGCGCTCGAGGACGACTGGGCCGAGCGCCAGTTGCAGATCTGCGTCGCCGATCGCGATGCGTTGCCGCGCTTCGCGCGCGATCTCGTCGACCTGCTCGTCGAGGATGCGCGCGAGCGACCGGACTGA
- the tecA gene encoding type 6 secretion system effector deamidase TecA yields the protein MQLTQLGGHVAQSGIAERQKHAQALMFGMANIDEYVSGGVCYDAAAYVRYLLRADAMIAPGTLLDTIGQLWKTRFNFETGNQWDGRASIPAGTAVGFARGTNVFHAAIAVGGTRIRGINGGLLGAGWLHPVDLARALQPDPAGGFAYDRTTIRVYLSRL from the coding sequence GTGCAACTGACCCAGTTAGGCGGGCATGTCGCCCAATCCGGCATCGCCGAACGGCAAAAACACGCGCAGGCGCTGATGTTCGGGATGGCGAACATCGACGAGTACGTGTCCGGCGGCGTCTGCTACGACGCCGCTGCTTATGTCCGCTATCTGCTGCGCGCCGATGCGATGATCGCGCCCGGTACGCTGCTCGACACGATCGGCCAGCTGTGGAAGACGCGCTTCAACTTCGAGACCGGCAATCAGTGGGACGGGCGCGCGAGCATCCCGGCGGGCACCGCGGTCGGCTTCGCGCGCGGCACCAATGTCTTTCACGCCGCGATCGCCGTCGGCGGCACCCGGATTCGCGGGATCAACGGCGGCCTGCTGGGCGCCGGATGGCTGCATCCGGTCGATCTGGCACGCGCGCTGCAGCCGGACCCGGCCGGCGGCTTTGCGTACGACCGCACGACCATTCGCGTCTATCTGTCGCGTCTGTAG
- a CDS encoding metallophosphoesterase produces the protein MRSFFVRFIAIGVLFHLYVGMRIIPDAFASPLARTIAALVLASFVVLIPVGMFSRRFDDGWAATLVGWAGALVMGFFSSLLVLTLLRDFVLLGVLVWRHLGHDGAWPGAAPDTALGVLAAAVLVTAIGFVGARRTAAVKRVSIPVAGLPAALDGLTIVQLSDIHVGPTIKRPYIERIVRAVNALDADLVVVTGDVVDGSVKRLREHTAPLGQMRSRHGTFLVTGNHEYYAGAHAWIDEFRRIGLTVLLNEHVLIERGGARAVLAGVTDFTAGGFDPAHRSDPAQALAGAPRDVGTKILLAHQPRSAEAANRAGFTVQLSGHTHGGQFLPWPPFVRLQQPVVGGLNRFGDMWLYTSRGTGYWGPPNRFGVPSEITLIRLTRG, from the coding sequence ATGCGAAGTTTCTTTGTCCGGTTCATTGCAATCGGCGTGCTGTTCCATCTGTACGTCGGGATGCGGATCATTCCCGATGCGTTCGCGTCGCCGCTCGCGCGTACGATCGCGGCGCTCGTGCTGGCGAGTTTCGTCGTCCTGATTCCGGTCGGCATGTTCTCGCGCCGCTTCGACGACGGCTGGGCGGCGACGCTGGTCGGCTGGGCCGGCGCGCTCGTGATGGGCTTCTTCTCGTCGCTGCTGGTGCTGACGCTCCTGCGCGACTTCGTGCTGCTCGGCGTGCTCGTGTGGCGGCATCTCGGCCATGACGGCGCATGGCCCGGCGCCGCACCCGACACGGCGCTCGGCGTGCTGGCGGCCGCGGTGCTCGTGACCGCGATCGGGTTCGTCGGCGCGCGCCGTACGGCGGCGGTCAAGCGCGTGTCGATTCCGGTCGCCGGGCTGCCGGCCGCACTCGACGGGCTGACGATCGTGCAACTGTCCGACATCCACGTCGGGCCGACGATCAAGCGGCCCTACATCGAACGGATCGTGCGCGCGGTCAATGCGCTCGACGCCGACCTGGTGGTCGTGACGGGCGATGTGGTGGACGGTTCCGTCAAGCGCCTGCGCGAACACACCGCGCCGCTCGGCCAGATGCGCTCGCGGCACGGCACCTTCCTCGTGACGGGCAACCACGAGTACTACGCGGGTGCGCATGCGTGGATCGACGAGTTTCGTCGTATCGGGCTGACGGTGCTGCTGAACGAGCACGTGTTGATCGAGCGCGGCGGCGCACGCGCGGTGCTCGCGGGCGTGACCGACTTCACGGCGGGCGGCTTCGATCCCGCGCATCGCAGCGACCCCGCGCAGGCGCTGGCCGGTGCGCCGCGCGACGTCGGCACGAAGATCCTGCTCGCGCACCAGCCGCGCAGCGCGGAAGCGGCGAACCGCGCGGGCTTTACCGTGCAGTTGTCGGGGCACACGCATGGCGGCCAGTTCCTGCCGTGGCCGCCGTTCGTGCGGTTGCAGCAGCCGGTGGTCGGCGGGTTGAACCGCTTCGGCGACATGTGGCTGTATACGAGCCGCGGTACCGGCTACTGGGGGCCGCCGAACCGCTTCGGCGTGCCGTCCGAGATCACGCTGATCCGGCTGACGCGCGGCTAG
- the mdtN gene encoding multidrug transporter subunit MdtN — translation MKAAGITRPSVKGRVIALAIVALGIAALAYAYHRTTAYPSTDDASIDADVVHVASPVGGRIVQLAVHENQRVAKGDLLYVIDPVPYRLSVAQAQADLELARASLDTRRRSLIGERSNASVAAEQVKRATQNYDLATRDVNRLAPLAAQGYVSAQQFDQAKVRQRDASVSLAQAQEQQRASAQTIGDDADAIATLHAREAALARAQHALDDTVVRAPHDGLVTGLSVLPGETLAPNQSIFTLIDASEWFAVGNFRETSLNRIAVGDCATVYSMIDRSRPLTGKVVGIGAGIADSARINLPRSLPIVQNSVNWVHVAQRFPVRVKLDEPDGKLVRVGASAIVEVRHGSACR, via the coding sequence ATGAAGGCCGCCGGCATCACCCGCCCCTCCGTCAAAGGCCGCGTGATCGCGCTCGCGATCGTCGCGCTCGGCATCGCGGCGCTCGCGTACGCGTACCACCGCACGACGGCCTACCCGTCCACCGACGACGCGTCGATCGACGCGGACGTCGTGCACGTCGCGTCGCCGGTCGGCGGTCGCATCGTGCAGCTCGCCGTGCATGAAAACCAGCGCGTCGCGAAAGGCGACCTGCTGTACGTGATCGATCCCGTGCCGTACCGGCTGAGCGTCGCGCAGGCGCAGGCCGACCTCGAACTCGCGCGCGCGTCGCTCGACACGCGCCGCCGTTCGCTGATCGGCGAGCGCTCGAATGCGTCCGTCGCCGCCGAGCAGGTCAAGCGCGCGACGCAGAACTACGATCTCGCGACGCGCGACGTGAACCGGCTCGCGCCGCTCGCCGCGCAGGGCTACGTCAGCGCGCAGCAGTTCGACCAGGCGAAGGTGCGCCAGCGCGACGCGTCCGTGTCGCTCGCGCAGGCGCAGGAGCAACAGCGCGCGTCCGCGCAGACGATCGGCGACGACGCCGACGCGATCGCGACACTGCATGCGCGCGAAGCCGCGTTGGCCCGCGCGCAGCATGCACTCGACGATACGGTCGTGCGCGCGCCGCACGATGGGCTCGTGACCGGCCTCAGCGTGCTGCCCGGCGAGACCCTCGCGCCGAACCAGTCGATCTTCACGCTGATCGACGCAAGCGAATGGTTCGCGGTCGGCAATTTCCGCGAAACGTCGCTCAATCGCATCGCGGTCGGCGACTGCGCGACCGTCTACTCGATGATCGACCGCAGCCGCCCGCTGACGGGCAAGGTCGTCGGCATCGGCGCCGGCATCGCGGACAGCGCGCGCATCAACCTGCCGCGCTCGCTGCCGATCGTGCAGAACTCGGTGAACTGGGTGCACGTCGCGCAGCGCTTCCCCGTGCGCGTGAAGCTCGACGAACCCGACGGCAAGCTCGTGCGTGTCGGCGCGAGCGCGATCGTCGAGGTCCGGCATGGCTCAGCCTGCCGCTGA
- a CDS encoding FUSC family protein: MAQPAADVRSPGPREVLRLLAPFPGRAAIAVRVALICALTAFVTAAYGTPEAALSAYVVFFMIRADRVTSVVLAAALLLIVTIVIGLVLGIAIFSIDYSILRVACMAVLSVALLYLTSASKLRPVGAILAMIVGFGLDQLGLAPFGEAATRALLYIWLTIAIPVGVAIVVNLLIAPSPRKLAHAQLAKRLRLAARRLRGDDDARAAFDASLREGDKQLLTWLKLSKLEGSSSAADFAALRQAIVSSTALMVGVALVDREPDARLPDAFATPIAATLDDMAAILERGGYPVDVTLALPPADTLPPLARIAATDLEDAITHFAEPGATAPTTPTADATAEASANATPAAAAATPEAPAAAPAPAPRGGFFLPDARTNPDHIRYALKTTAAAIFCYLLYSQLDWSGIHTCVVTCYIVSLGSTAETVEKLTLRIFGCIIGALLGTAALVFVVPALSSVGHLMALVFAGAWLSAWIAFGSPRIAYAGFQVAFAFFLCVIQGAGPGFDLTIARDRTIGILLGNVVVYLVFTRIWPVSIGKQIDVAFAALLDQWRRIAQIAQPAERRALAAEAFARHGAISQELGLVHYEPSWVRPAATWLATRRRALAELGAIEGPLFLLAERKPGDAAIGAQLARVTEPGNGDTVPRTPAPTPPSSAAPTDPARDALLNLIDTRLARIADAARQATPKEPAPHAPT; the protein is encoded by the coding sequence ATGGCTCAGCCTGCCGCTGACGTCCGCTCACCGGGCCCGCGCGAAGTCCTGCGGCTGCTCGCGCCGTTTCCGGGGCGCGCGGCGATCGCCGTACGCGTCGCGCTGATCTGCGCGCTGACCGCGTTCGTGACGGCCGCGTACGGCACGCCCGAAGCCGCATTGTCCGCGTACGTCGTGTTCTTCATGATCCGTGCCGACCGCGTGACGAGCGTCGTGCTCGCGGCCGCGCTGCTGCTGATCGTCACGATCGTGATCGGGCTCGTGCTCGGCATCGCGATCTTCAGCATCGACTATTCGATCCTGCGGGTCGCGTGCATGGCCGTGCTGTCGGTCGCCCTCCTGTACCTGACTTCCGCCAGCAAGCTGCGCCCGGTGGGCGCGATCCTCGCGATGATCGTCGGCTTCGGGCTCGACCAGCTCGGCCTCGCGCCGTTCGGCGAAGCCGCCACCCGCGCGCTGCTGTATATCTGGCTGACGATCGCGATCCCCGTCGGCGTGGCGATCGTCGTCAACCTGCTGATCGCGCCGTCGCCGCGCAAGCTTGCGCACGCGCAGCTCGCGAAGCGGCTGCGGCTCGCCGCACGGCGCCTGCGCGGCGACGACGACGCACGTGCCGCGTTCGACGCGAGCCTGCGCGAAGGCGACAAGCAGTTGCTCACGTGGCTCAAGCTGTCGAAGCTCGAAGGCTCGTCGAGCGCCGCCGACTTCGCGGCGCTGCGGCAGGCCATCGTGTCGAGCACCGCGCTGATGGTCGGCGTCGCGCTGGTCGATCGCGAACCGGACGCGCGGCTGCCCGATGCGTTCGCCACGCCGATCGCCGCGACGCTCGACGACATGGCCGCCATTCTCGAACGCGGCGGCTACCCGGTCGACGTGACGCTCGCGCTGCCGCCGGCCGACACGCTGCCGCCGCTCGCACGCATCGCCGCGACCGATCTCGAGGATGCGATCACGCATTTCGCGGAGCCGGGCGCGACGGCGCCGACGACTCCGACGGCCGATGCAACGGCGGAGGCTTCGGCCAACGCAACGCCCGCCGCCGCTGCGGCCACGCCCGAAGCACCCGCCGCCGCGCCGGCACCGGCGCCACGCGGCGGCTTCTTCCTGCCCGACGCACGTACCAATCCCGACCACATCCGCTATGCGCTGAAGACGACCGCCGCGGCGATCTTCTGCTATCTGCTGTACTCGCAGCTCGACTGGTCGGGCATCCACACCTGCGTCGTCACCTGCTACATCGTGTCGCTCGGCTCGACGGCCGAAACGGTCGAGAAGCTCACGCTGCGGATCTTCGGCTGCATCATCGGCGCATTGCTCGGCACCGCCGCGCTCGTGTTCGTCGTGCCGGCGCTGTCGTCGGTCGGCCACCTGATGGCGCTGGTGTTCGCCGGCGCGTGGCTGTCCGCGTGGATCGCCTTCGGCTCGCCGCGCATCGCGTATGCGGGCTTCCAGGTCGCGTTCGCGTTTTTCCTGTGCGTGATCCAGGGCGCCGGCCCCGGCTTCGACCTGACGATCGCGCGCGACCGCACGATCGGCATCCTGCTCGGCAACGTCGTCGTGTATCTGGTGTTCACGCGCATCTGGCCCGTCAGCATCGGCAAGCAGATCGACGTCGCGTTCGCCGCACTGCTCGACCAATGGCGACGCATCGCGCAGATCGCGCAACCGGCCGAACGGCGCGCATTGGCCGCCGAAGCGTTCGCCCGCCACGGCGCGATCTCGCAGGAACTCGGCCTGGTCCATTACGAGCCGTCGTGGGTGCGGCCGGCCGCGACGTGGCTCGCCACCCGGCGGCGCGCGCTCGCGGAACTCGGCGCGATCGAAGGCCCGCTGTTCCTGCTCGCCGAACGCAAGCCGGGCGACGCGGCAATCGGCGCGCAACTCGCGCGCGTGACCGAACCGGGCAATGGCGACACCGTGCCCCGCACGCCCGCTCCGACGCCACCGTCGAGTGCCGCCCCCACCGACCCCGCGCGCGACGCGCTGCTGAACCTGATCGACACGCGGCTCGCGCGGATCGCCGACGCCGCCCGTCAAGCCACACCGAAGGAGCCTGCCCCTCATGCGCCTACCTGA
- the ribA gene encoding GTP cyclohydrolase II: protein MMSSRPQSPTPGNGQADECVTLVATASLPTRYGTFTSYAFRVSGSDAEHLALVMGDVTGEQSVLTRLHSECLTGDVFGSYRCDCGEQLDLALRYIAAEDRGVLLYLRGHEGRGIGLSNKIRAYALQEQGRDTVEANLDLGLPDDAREYDSAAAILRILGVTSVRLMSNNPKKFDTLVKHGIPVCERVALAVPVREENERYIRTKQTKFGHYFEENE, encoded by the coding sequence ATGATGTCTTCGCGTCCCCAATCGCCCACGCCGGGCAATGGCCAGGCCGACGAGTGCGTGACGCTCGTCGCCACGGCGTCGCTGCCCACGCGCTACGGTACGTTCACGTCATACGCGTTTCGCGTATCGGGCAGCGATGCCGAACATCTCGCGCTCGTGATGGGCGACGTGACGGGCGAGCAGTCCGTGCTGACCCGGCTGCATTCCGAATGCTTGACCGGTGACGTGTTCGGCTCGTACCGCTGCGATTGCGGCGAGCAACTCGATCTCGCATTGCGTTACATCGCGGCCGAAGACCGCGGCGTGCTGCTGTATCTGCGCGGCCATGAAGGCCGCGGCATCGGCCTGAGCAACAAGATCCGCGCGTACGCGCTGCAGGAGCAGGGGCGTGACACCGTCGAGGCGAACCTCGATCTCGGCCTCCCCGACGACGCTCGCGAATATGACTCGGCCGCTGCGATCCTGCGCATCCTCGGCGTGACGTCGGTGCGGCTGATGAGCAACAATCCGAAGAAGTTCGATACGCTCGTGAAGCATGGCATTCCCGTCTGCGAGCGCGTGGCGCTTGCGGTGCCCGTGCGTGAGGAAAACGAGCGTTATATCCGCACGAAGCAGACGAAGTTCGGGCATTACTTCGAAGAAAACGAGTAA
- a CDS encoding MgtC/SapB family protein translates to MTFDFALRLFTAFACGVAIGLERQMRQRTAGLRTITLVASGACLFVTLGVLTGNGVAGVTQIAAYVVSGVGFLGGGVIMRDKGSIQGINTAATLWCSAAVGVLAGSGHYVPALAGTGVVLLTNTVLRGVSQAINATPVSNADLVREYQITVICLAADEVHIRTLLSNAMYAKPLSFQSLTSEDVPEQPDRLKVTATLKLHPKDQQKLEQIASRMSMEKSISSVSWTAKEAEPMME, encoded by the coding sequence ATGACTTTCGATTTCGCACTTCGCCTTTTCACCGCGTTCGCCTGCGGCGTCGCCATCGGCCTCGAGCGCCAGATGCGCCAGCGCACGGCCGGCCTGCGCACCATCACGCTCGTCGCGAGCGGCGCGTGCCTGTTCGTCACGCTCGGCGTGCTGACCGGCAACGGCGTCGCGGGCGTCACGCAGATCGCCGCGTATGTCGTGTCGGGCGTCGGCTTTCTCGGCGGCGGCGTGATCATGCGCGACAAGGGCTCGATCCAGGGCATCAACACGGCCGCGACGCTGTGGTGCTCGGCCGCCGTCGGCGTACTGGCCGGCTCCGGCCACTACGTGCCCGCGCTCGCCGGTACCGGCGTCGTGCTGCTCACCAATACGGTGCTGCGCGGCGTCAGCCAGGCCATCAACGCGACGCCCGTCTCCAATGCCGATCTCGTGCGCGAATACCAGATCACCGTGATCTGCCTTGCCGCCGACGAAGTGCACATCCGCACGCTGCTGTCGAACGCGATGTATGCGAAGCCGCTGTCGTTCCAGAGCCTCACGAGCGAGGACGTGCCCGAGCAGCCGGACCGGCTGAAGGTCACCGCGACGTTGAAGCTGCATCCGAAGGATCAGCAGAAGCTCGAGCAGATCGCGAGCCGGATGAGCATGGAGAAAAGCATTTCCAGCGTGAGCTGGACCGCGAAGGAAGCGGAGCCGATGATGGAGTGA
- a CDS encoding VOC family protein has translation MHAHLRIARPVNNLARTERMYRDGLDLSVLARFDDHDGFSGVMLGRKGLDYHFEFTHCPDHPIAPSPTPEDLIVFYLPDRPEWEAACERATAHGFMPVTSFNPYWEISGQTFEDADGYRIVLQNGTWR, from the coding sequence TTGCACGCCCATCTGCGCATTGCCCGTCCGGTCAACAACCTCGCCCGCACCGAACGCATGTATCGCGACGGCCTCGATCTGTCGGTACTGGCGCGCTTCGACGATCACGACGGCTTTTCCGGCGTGATGCTCGGACGCAAAGGCCTCGACTATCACTTCGAGTTCACGCACTGCCCCGACCATCCGATCGCGCCGTCGCCGACGCCCGAGGATTTGATCGTGTTCTATTTGCCCGATCGGCCGGAATGGGAAGCCGCCTGCGAGCGCGCGACCGCACACGGCTTCATGCCGGTGACGTCGTTCAATCCGTATTGGGAAATTTCCGGCCAGACCTTCGAGGATGCCGACGGTTACCGAATCGTTTTGCAGAACGGCACGTGGCGCTGA
- a CDS encoding acyl-homoserine-lactone synthase, with translation MQTFVHEEGRLPHELAADLGRYRRRVFVEQLGWALPSANESFERDQFDRDDTVYVFARNADGDMCGCARLLPTTRPYLLKSLFADLVAEDMPLPQSAAVWELSRFAATDDEGGSGNAEWAVRPMLAAVVECAAQLGARQLIGVTFASMERLFRRIGIHAHRAGPPKQVDGRLVVACWIDIDPQTFAALGIEPGQTTRQAIAA, from the coding sequence ATGCAGACCTTCGTTCACGAGGAAGGGCGGTTGCCACACGAACTCGCGGCGGATCTCGGGCGCTATCGGCGCCGTGTGTTCGTCGAACAGCTCGGTTGGGCGCTCCCGTCGGCGAACGAAAGTTTCGAGCGTGACCAGTTCGATCGCGACGATACCGTCTACGTGTTCGCGCGAAACGCCGACGGCGACATGTGCGGATGTGCGCGCCTGCTGCCGACGACGCGCCCGTATCTGCTGAAGTCGCTGTTCGCCGACCTGGTCGCCGAGGACATGCCGCTGCCGCAATCGGCCGCCGTCTGGGAATTGTCCCGATTCGCGGCGACCGACGACGAAGGCGGCTCCGGCAACGCGGAGTGGGCCGTGCGTCCGATGCTCGCGGCCGTCGTCGAGTGCGCGGCGCAACTCGGCGCGCGGCAGCTGATCGGCGTGACGTTCGCGAGCATGGAGCGGCTGTTCCGCCGGATCGGCATACACGCGCACCGCGCAGGCCCGCCGAAGCAGGTAGATGGGCGTCTGGTGGTCGCGTGCTGGATCGACATCGATCCGCAAACGTTTGCTGCGCTAGGAATAGAGCCGGGGCAGACTACCCGGCAAGCTATCGCCGCCTGA